One Streptomyces sp. SAI-135 DNA segment encodes these proteins:
- a CDS encoding ABC transporter substrate-binding protein produces the protein MRTTSSTQRKPRSANRAAKSAAAALAAALALSLTACGGDDDKSSDTGATGGKETGTTVTLPKLNGQSLEVAAVWSGAEQANFKKVLAEFEKRTGAKVTFVPAQDPIVNFLGSKIAGGQPPDVAMLPQPGAIKQAVDKKWAKPLGAEAKAELAKNYSQGWQDIGKIDGTQYGVYYKAANKSLIWYNAKVFENAGATEAKTWDELLTTAQTVYDSGVTPFSVGGAEGWTLTDWFENVYLSQAGPEKYDQLAKHEIKWTDPSVKDALTTLAQVWGKKDYVAGGAKGALQTDFPASVTQTFTGGEQPKAAMVYEGDFAQVNIQTAKAKVGTDAKVFPFPKVGDTAPVVSGGDAAVILKDSKAAQALATFLASPDAATIQAKLGGYLSPNKSVDISSYPNPVQQKIAKALIDSGDDFRFDMSDQAPQAFGGTPGKGEWKALQDFLANPKNIAGTQARLEADAAAAYGN, from the coding sequence ATGCGCACCACGAGCAGCACCCAGCGGAAGCCCAGGTCAGCGAACAGGGCTGCGAAATCGGCGGCCGCCGCCCTCGCGGCGGCCCTCGCCCTGTCGCTCACCGCATGCGGCGGAGACGACGACAAGAGCAGTGACACGGGCGCGACAGGCGGCAAGGAGACCGGCACCACGGTCACCCTCCCCAAACTGAACGGCCAGAGCCTGGAGGTCGCCGCCGTCTGGAGCGGCGCCGAGCAGGCCAACTTCAAGAAGGTTCTCGCGGAGTTCGAGAAGCGCACCGGCGCCAAGGTGACCTTCGTGCCCGCCCAGGACCCGATCGTCAACTTCCTGGGCTCGAAGATCGCGGGCGGCCAGCCGCCGGACGTCGCGATGCTCCCGCAGCCGGGAGCGATCAAGCAGGCCGTGGACAAGAAGTGGGCCAAGCCCCTCGGCGCCGAGGCCAAGGCCGAGTTGGCCAAGAACTACTCGCAGGGCTGGCAGGACATCGGCAAGATCGACGGCACCCAGTACGGCGTCTACTACAAGGCCGCCAACAAGTCGCTGATCTGGTACAACGCCAAGGTCTTCGAGAACGCGGGCGCCACCGAGGCGAAGACGTGGGACGAGCTGCTGACCACCGCGCAGACGGTCTACGACTCGGGTGTGACCCCGTTCTCCGTGGGCGGGGCCGAGGGCTGGACCCTGACGGACTGGTTCGAGAACGTCTACCTCTCCCAGGCGGGCCCGGAGAAGTACGACCAGCTCGCCAAGCACGAGATCAAGTGGACGGACCCGTCCGTGAAGGACGCGCTGACCACGCTGGCCCAGGTGTGGGGCAAGAAGGACTATGTCGCGGGCGGCGCCAAGGGCGCGCTCCAGACGGACTTCCCGGCCTCGGTGACACAGACCTTCACCGGTGGTGAGCAGCCGAAGGCGGCGATGGTCTACGAGGGCGACTTCGCGCAGGTCAACATCCAGACGGCGAAGGCGAAGGTCGGCACGGACGCGAAGGTGTTCCCCTTCCCGAAGGTCGGCGACACCGCCCCCGTGGTCTCCGGCGGCGACGCGGCCGTCATCCTCAAGGACTCCAAGGCGGCGCAGGCGCTGGCCACCTTCCTGGCCTCCCCCGACGCGGCGACGATCCAGGCCAAGCTGGGCGGCTACCTCTCGCCGAACAAGAGCGTGGACATCTCCTCGTACCCGAACCCGGTGCAGCAGAAGATCGCCAAGGCGCTGATCGACTCGGGCGACGACTTCCGCTTCGACATGTCCGACCAGGCCCCGCAGGCCTTCGGCGGCACCCCCGGCAAGGGTGAGTGGAAGGCGCTCCAGGACTTCCTGGCGAACCCGAAGAACATCGCGGGCACGCAGGCGAGGCTGGAGGCCGACGCGGCGGCCGCCTACGGGAACTGA